The Epinephelus lanceolatus isolate andai-2023 chromosome 11, ASM4190304v1, whole genome shotgun sequence genome window below encodes:
- the crtam gene encoding uncharacterized protein crtam isoform X4 gives MELKLQLCVFVLLIQVSLAVWQHVTVNKGQTLILSCPLTNAHKNNVDWKNPEGYVMFFNRIRALKDKRYSIIKLSASEFTVSISNITFKDGGNYTCSQYGDHTTERKVEVTVLGHPRMKMAKHDGNFVIKCTAEANHYPPQIVWKLDNGPEFFHQVQVHREDKKWVIIDMLHLHPVENRVTVKCLVRHPALHSRPLMNFVKIGKESPTPQRTTTTTSPTTQPQGSTEVPRTTTGWFRPGRTTRYLTTRDVNRPSSESSIKLSTVPSNEPETVLTTTKPPLNPDTSTGSHLSTHDDSTTSVLSASTRTRNDTISNSTATTGWTFVSETTEEIISYNQTEGNRTGSVNDSNMQKGTKGNSSLLVFLVTCLIAGLLVVVIFFAIKLRRAHIAWKRENEESDQSEESSKSKSSQEDKNPQGQRRRGIFNTAFTQYVVETPTAITSVINTSAMAATESENKEQDSQPRSPAQTPAKSNIKETEL, from the exons ATGGAACTGAAGCTGCAGCTCTGCGTCTTCGTGTTACTCATACAGG TTTCACTTGCGGTGTGGCAGCACGTGACTGTGAATAAAGGTCAGACGCTCATCTTAAGCTGCCCACTTACTAATGCTCACAAAAACAACGTGGACTGGAAGAACCCTGAAGGATATGTTATGTTCTTCAATCGCATCAGAG CTTTAAAGGACAAGCGCTACAGCATCATCAAACTGTCTGCGTCAGAATTCACCGTCAGTATTTCCAATATCACCTTCAAAGATGGTGGCAACTACACCTGCTCTCAGTATGGCGACCACACAACGGAGAGGAAAGTGGAGGTGACAGTGTTAG gtcatCCCAGGATGAAAATGGCAAAGCATGACGGAAACTTTGTCATAAAATGCACTGCTGAGGCAAACCACTATCCTCCCCAGATCGTTTGGAAACTGGATAATGGGCCTGAATTTTTTC ATCAAGTCCAAGTCCATCGTGAAGACAAAAAATGGGTCATAATAGATATGTTACACCTTCACCCTGTGGAGAACAGAGTCACTGTGAAATGCCTTGTTCGCCACCCAGCTCTGCACTCACGACCTCTGATGAACTTTGTCAAAATTGGCAAAGAAT CGCCAACCCCCCAGCGGACAACCACAACCACTTCACCCACAACCCAGCCTCAGGGGTCAACTGAGGTCCCAAGAACAACAACTGGCTGGTTCAGACCAGGGAGAACAACACGGTACCTCACAACCAGAGACGTGAACAGGCCTTCATCAGAGAGCTCCATAAAGTTATCAACTGTCCCCTCCAATGAGCCAGAGACGGTCCTAACAACCACTAAACCACCTCTGAACCCTGATACATCCACAGGCTCACATCTAAGCACTCATG ATGACTCAACAACCTCTGTATTGTCGGCCTCAACCAGGACGAGGAATGATACCATCAGTAATTCAACAGCCACAACAG GCTGGACATTTGTCTCTGAGACAACAGAGGAGATCATATCCTACAAccaaacagagggaaacagaacGG GAAGCGTTAATGACTCAAACATGCAGAAAGGAACTAAAGGAAATTCCTCATTGCTGGTTTTTCTGGTGACTTGCCTGATCGCTGGCCTACTGGTGGTAGTCATTTTTTTTGCCATCAAGCTGAGGAGGGCACACATCGCCTGGAAGAGAG AAAATGAGGAGTCGGATCAATCCGAGGAGAGCAGTAAATCAAAGTCAAGCCAGGAAGACAAGAACCCCCAAGGACAAAGGAGGAGAG gGATCTTCAACACGGCATTCACGCAGTATGTCGTTGAAACACCAACAGCGATAACCTCAGTGATAAACACTTCTGCgatggcagcaacagagagTGAAAATAAAGAGCAGGATTCTCAACCTCGAAGCCCGGCACAAACTCCAGCCAAGAGCAACATAAAGGAGACAGAGCTATAA
- the crtam gene encoding uncharacterized protein crtam isoform X3 has product MELKLQLCVFVLLIQVSLAVWQHVTVNKGQTLILSCPLTNAHKNNVDWKNPEGYVMFFNRIRGEALKDKRYSIIKLSASEFTVSISNITFKDGGNYTCSQYGDHTTERKVEVTVLGHPRMKMAKHDGNFVIKCTAEANHYPPQIVWKLDNGPEFFHQVQVHREDKKWVIIDMLHLHPVENRVTVKCLVRHPALHSRPLMNFVKIGKESPTPQRTTTTTSPTTQPQGSTEVPRTTTGWFRPGRTTRYLTTRDVNRPSSESSIKLSTVPSNEPETVLTTTKPPLNPDTSTGSHLSTHDDSTTSVLSASTRTRNDTISNSTATTGWTFVSETTEEIISYNQTEGNRTGSVNDSNMQKGTKGNSSLLVFLVTCLIAGLLVVVIFFAIKLRRAHIAWKRENEESDQSEESSKSKSSQEDKNPQGQRRRGIFNTAFTQYVVETPTAITSVINTSAMAATESENKEQDSQPRSPAQTPAKSNIKETEL; this is encoded by the exons ATGGAACTGAAGCTGCAGCTCTGCGTCTTCGTGTTACTCATACAGG TTTCACTTGCGGTGTGGCAGCACGTGACTGTGAATAAAGGTCAGACGCTCATCTTAAGCTGCCCACTTACTAATGCTCACAAAAACAACGTGGACTGGAAGAACCCTGAAGGATATGTTATGTTCTTCAATCGCATCAGAGGTGAAG CTTTAAAGGACAAGCGCTACAGCATCATCAAACTGTCTGCGTCAGAATTCACCGTCAGTATTTCCAATATCACCTTCAAAGATGGTGGCAACTACACCTGCTCTCAGTATGGCGACCACACAACGGAGAGGAAAGTGGAGGTGACAGTGTTAG gtcatCCCAGGATGAAAATGGCAAAGCATGACGGAAACTTTGTCATAAAATGCACTGCTGAGGCAAACCACTATCCTCCCCAGATCGTTTGGAAACTGGATAATGGGCCTGAATTTTTTC ATCAAGTCCAAGTCCATCGTGAAGACAAAAAATGGGTCATAATAGATATGTTACACCTTCACCCTGTGGAGAACAGAGTCACTGTGAAATGCCTTGTTCGCCACCCAGCTCTGCACTCACGACCTCTGATGAACTTTGTCAAAATTGGCAAAGAAT CGCCAACCCCCCAGCGGACAACCACAACCACTTCACCCACAACCCAGCCTCAGGGGTCAACTGAGGTCCCAAGAACAACAACTGGCTGGTTCAGACCAGGGAGAACAACACGGTACCTCACAACCAGAGACGTGAACAGGCCTTCATCAGAGAGCTCCATAAAGTTATCAACTGTCCCCTCCAATGAGCCAGAGACGGTCCTAACAACCACTAAACCACCTCTGAACCCTGATACATCCACAGGCTCACATCTAAGCACTCATG ATGACTCAACAACCTCTGTATTGTCGGCCTCAACCAGGACGAGGAATGATACCATCAGTAATTCAACAGCCACAACAG GCTGGACATTTGTCTCTGAGACAACAGAGGAGATCATATCCTACAAccaaacagagggaaacagaacGG GAAGCGTTAATGACTCAAACATGCAGAAAGGAACTAAAGGAAATTCCTCATTGCTGGTTTTTCTGGTGACTTGCCTGATCGCTGGCCTACTGGTGGTAGTCATTTTTTTTGCCATCAAGCTGAGGAGGGCACACATCGCCTGGAAGAGAG AAAATGAGGAGTCGGATCAATCCGAGGAGAGCAGTAAATCAAAGTCAAGCCAGGAAGACAAGAACCCCCAAGGACAAAGGAGGAGAG gGATCTTCAACACGGCATTCACGCAGTATGTCGTTGAAACACCAACAGCGATAACCTCAGTGATAAACACTTCTGCgatggcagcaacagagagTGAAAATAAAGAGCAGGATTCTCAACCTCGAAGCCCGGCACAAACTCCAGCCAAGAGCAACATAAAGGAGACAGAGCTATAA
- the crtam gene encoding uncharacterized protein crtam isoform X2 has product MELKLQLCVFVLLIQVSLAVWQHVTVNKGQTLILSCPLTNAHKNNVDWKNPEGYVMFFNRIRALKDKRYSIIKLSASEFTVSISNITFKDGGNYTCSQYGDHTTERKVEVTVLGHPRMKMAKHDGNFVIKCTAEANHYPPQIVWKLDNGPEFFHQVQVHREDKKWVIIDMLHLHPVENRVTVKCLVRHPALHSRPLMNFVKIGKESPTPQRTTTTTSPTTQPQGSTEVPRTTTGWFRPGRTTRYLTTRDVNRPSSESSIKLSTVPSNEPETVLTTTKPPLNPDTSTGSHLSTHDDSTTSVLSASTRTRNDTISNSTATTGWTFVSETTEEIISYNQTEGNRTGSVNDSNMQKGTKGNSSLLVFLVTCLIAGLLVVVIFFAIKLRRAHIAWKRVFIVTENEESDQSEESSKSKSSQEDKNPQGQRRRGIFNTAFTQYVVETPTAITSVINTSAMAATESENKEQDSQPRSPAQTPAKSNIKETEL; this is encoded by the exons ATGGAACTGAAGCTGCAGCTCTGCGTCTTCGTGTTACTCATACAGG TTTCACTTGCGGTGTGGCAGCACGTGACTGTGAATAAAGGTCAGACGCTCATCTTAAGCTGCCCACTTACTAATGCTCACAAAAACAACGTGGACTGGAAGAACCCTGAAGGATATGTTATGTTCTTCAATCGCATCAGAG CTTTAAAGGACAAGCGCTACAGCATCATCAAACTGTCTGCGTCAGAATTCACCGTCAGTATTTCCAATATCACCTTCAAAGATGGTGGCAACTACACCTGCTCTCAGTATGGCGACCACACAACGGAGAGGAAAGTGGAGGTGACAGTGTTAG gtcatCCCAGGATGAAAATGGCAAAGCATGACGGAAACTTTGTCATAAAATGCACTGCTGAGGCAAACCACTATCCTCCCCAGATCGTTTGGAAACTGGATAATGGGCCTGAATTTTTTC ATCAAGTCCAAGTCCATCGTGAAGACAAAAAATGGGTCATAATAGATATGTTACACCTTCACCCTGTGGAGAACAGAGTCACTGTGAAATGCCTTGTTCGCCACCCAGCTCTGCACTCACGACCTCTGATGAACTTTGTCAAAATTGGCAAAGAAT CGCCAACCCCCCAGCGGACAACCACAACCACTTCACCCACAACCCAGCCTCAGGGGTCAACTGAGGTCCCAAGAACAACAACTGGCTGGTTCAGACCAGGGAGAACAACACGGTACCTCACAACCAGAGACGTGAACAGGCCTTCATCAGAGAGCTCCATAAAGTTATCAACTGTCCCCTCCAATGAGCCAGAGACGGTCCTAACAACCACTAAACCACCTCTGAACCCTGATACATCCACAGGCTCACATCTAAGCACTCATG ATGACTCAACAACCTCTGTATTGTCGGCCTCAACCAGGACGAGGAATGATACCATCAGTAATTCAACAGCCACAACAG GCTGGACATTTGTCTCTGAGACAACAGAGGAGATCATATCCTACAAccaaacagagggaaacagaacGG GAAGCGTTAATGACTCAAACATGCAGAAAGGAACTAAAGGAAATTCCTCATTGCTGGTTTTTCTGGTGACTTGCCTGATCGCTGGCCTACTGGTGGTAGTCATTTTTTTTGCCATCAAGCTGAGGAGGGCACACATCGCCTGGAAGAGAG TTTTTATTGTTACAGAAAATGAGGAGTCGGATCAATCCGAGGAGAGCAGTAAATCAAAGTCAAGCCAGGAAGACAAGAACCCCCAAGGACAAAGGAGGAGAG gGATCTTCAACACGGCATTCACGCAGTATGTCGTTGAAACACCAACAGCGATAACCTCAGTGATAAACACTTCTGCgatggcagcaacagagagTGAAAATAAAGAGCAGGATTCTCAACCTCGAAGCCCGGCACAAACTCCAGCCAAGAGCAACATAAAGGAGACAGAGCTATAA
- the crtam gene encoding uncharacterized protein crtam isoform X1: MELKLQLCVFVLLIQVSLAVWQHVTVNKGQTLILSCPLTNAHKNNVDWKNPEGYVMFFNRIRGEALKDKRYSIIKLSASEFTVSISNITFKDGGNYTCSQYGDHTTERKVEVTVLGHPRMKMAKHDGNFVIKCTAEANHYPPQIVWKLDNGPEFFHQVQVHREDKKWVIIDMLHLHPVENRVTVKCLVRHPALHSRPLMNFVKIGKESPTPQRTTTTTSPTTQPQGSTEVPRTTTGWFRPGRTTRYLTTRDVNRPSSESSIKLSTVPSNEPETVLTTTKPPLNPDTSTGSHLSTHDDSTTSVLSASTRTRNDTISNSTATTGWTFVSETTEEIISYNQTEGNRTGSVNDSNMQKGTKGNSSLLVFLVTCLIAGLLVVVIFFAIKLRRAHIAWKRVFIVTENEESDQSEESSKSKSSQEDKNPQGQRRRGIFNTAFTQYVVETPTAITSVINTSAMAATESENKEQDSQPRSPAQTPAKSNIKETEL; encoded by the exons ATGGAACTGAAGCTGCAGCTCTGCGTCTTCGTGTTACTCATACAGG TTTCACTTGCGGTGTGGCAGCACGTGACTGTGAATAAAGGTCAGACGCTCATCTTAAGCTGCCCACTTACTAATGCTCACAAAAACAACGTGGACTGGAAGAACCCTGAAGGATATGTTATGTTCTTCAATCGCATCAGAGGTGAAG CTTTAAAGGACAAGCGCTACAGCATCATCAAACTGTCTGCGTCAGAATTCACCGTCAGTATTTCCAATATCACCTTCAAAGATGGTGGCAACTACACCTGCTCTCAGTATGGCGACCACACAACGGAGAGGAAAGTGGAGGTGACAGTGTTAG gtcatCCCAGGATGAAAATGGCAAAGCATGACGGAAACTTTGTCATAAAATGCACTGCTGAGGCAAACCACTATCCTCCCCAGATCGTTTGGAAACTGGATAATGGGCCTGAATTTTTTC ATCAAGTCCAAGTCCATCGTGAAGACAAAAAATGGGTCATAATAGATATGTTACACCTTCACCCTGTGGAGAACAGAGTCACTGTGAAATGCCTTGTTCGCCACCCAGCTCTGCACTCACGACCTCTGATGAACTTTGTCAAAATTGGCAAAGAAT CGCCAACCCCCCAGCGGACAACCACAACCACTTCACCCACAACCCAGCCTCAGGGGTCAACTGAGGTCCCAAGAACAACAACTGGCTGGTTCAGACCAGGGAGAACAACACGGTACCTCACAACCAGAGACGTGAACAGGCCTTCATCAGAGAGCTCCATAAAGTTATCAACTGTCCCCTCCAATGAGCCAGAGACGGTCCTAACAACCACTAAACCACCTCTGAACCCTGATACATCCACAGGCTCACATCTAAGCACTCATG ATGACTCAACAACCTCTGTATTGTCGGCCTCAACCAGGACGAGGAATGATACCATCAGTAATTCAACAGCCACAACAG GCTGGACATTTGTCTCTGAGACAACAGAGGAGATCATATCCTACAAccaaacagagggaaacagaacGG GAAGCGTTAATGACTCAAACATGCAGAAAGGAACTAAAGGAAATTCCTCATTGCTGGTTTTTCTGGTGACTTGCCTGATCGCTGGCCTACTGGTGGTAGTCATTTTTTTTGCCATCAAGCTGAGGAGGGCACACATCGCCTGGAAGAGAG TTTTTATTGTTACAGAAAATGAGGAGTCGGATCAATCCGAGGAGAGCAGTAAATCAAAGTCAAGCCAGGAAGACAAGAACCCCCAAGGACAAAGGAGGAGAG gGATCTTCAACACGGCATTCACGCAGTATGTCGTTGAAACACCAACAGCGATAACCTCAGTGATAAACACTTCTGCgatggcagcaacagagagTGAAAATAAAGAGCAGGATTCTCAACCTCGAAGCCCGGCACAAACTCCAGCCAAGAGCAACATAAAGGAGACAGAGCTATAA